In Deferrivibrio essentukiensis, a single window of DNA contains:
- the ybaK gene encoding Cys-tRNA(Pro) deacylase, which translates to MAKVKYPKTNAIRFLEENKIPFEGFFYKYEERGGTKVSARELGVDEHIIVKTIIMEDESKKPFTVLMHGDKEISTKNLARILNVKAVSPCAPETANKHSGYIVGGTSPFGTRKNMPVFMEKSILDLEYIFINGGKRGFLVKINPRDVQRVLNATLVEVGIDG; encoded by the coding sequence ATGGCAAAGGTAAAATACCCTAAAACAAATGCGATAAGGTTTTTGGAAGAGAATAAAATCCCTTTTGAAGGCTTTTTCTATAAGTATGAAGAAAGGGGCGGCACTAAAGTCTCAGCAAGAGAATTGGGTGTAGATGAGCACATTATAGTTAAGACTATTATTATGGAAGATGAGAGCAAAAAGCCATTTACAGTTTTAATGCACGGGGATAAAGAAATTTCTACAAAGAATCTTGCAAGGATTTTAAATGTCAAAGCTGTATCCCCTTGTGCGCCTGAAACTGCCAATAAACACTCCGGCTATATTGTCGGAGGCACATCACCCTTTGGCACGAGAAAAAATATGCCGGTTTTTATGGAAAAGTCTATATTGGATTTGGAATATATTTTCATAAACGGTGGTAAGAGAGGATTTCTCGTAAAAATAAATCCAAGAGATGTACAAAGAGTATTAAATGCAACACTTGTTGAAGTAGGTATAGATGGATAA
- a CDS encoding HAD family hydrolase has protein sequence MDNILVIFDMDGTLVDTRKDITISINYVRNTKGLPPLDEQQVIKIINFKREKLALHLYHTEEYLPEDREIFENHYLTQCTKNVKPYEGVIELLSSLKKNNVKLSVATNAPTKFGERILSAAKIDHYFDHIVGSCKVKNAKPDPDMIYLIQDFYSDKNLNKNFLVGDNHTDINAAKNANIPSIFVKWGYGSFDGITPDFTAEKPEEIVKYILDEN, from the coding sequence ATGGATAACATACTTGTAATATTTGATATGGACGGGACATTAGTGGATACGAGAAAAGACATAACCATATCAATTAATTATGTTAGAAACACAAAAGGTCTTCCTCCACTGGATGAACAACAGGTAATAAAAATAATCAATTTCAAAAGGGAAAAGTTGGCTTTACATTTATATCATACGGAAGAATATTTGCCTGAGGACAGGGAAATTTTTGAAAATCACTATCTAACTCAATGTACAAAAAACGTAAAACCTTATGAGGGGGTTATTGAGCTGCTCAGCTCTCTTAAAAAAAACAATGTAAAACTTTCTGTTGCAACAAATGCTCCCACTAAATTTGGAGAAAGGATATTAAGTGCTGCAAAGATTGACCATTACTTTGACCATATCGTGGGCTCATGCAAAGTAAAAAATGCAAAACCTGACCCGGATATGATTTATTTGATACAAGATTTTTACTCAGATAAAAATTTAAATAAAAATTTTCTTGTTGGAGATAATCATACGGACATAAATGCGGCAAAAAATGCGAATATCCCATCTATTTTTGTAAAATGGGGCTACGGCAGTTTTGACGGTATTACACCCGACTTTACGGCAGAAAAACCTGAGGAAATAGTTAAGTATATTTTAGATGAAAACTAA
- the ruvA gene encoding Holliday junction branch migration protein RuvA, protein MIYRVKGVLLEKTPGKAVVETGNIAVECAISVNTFSKLPNIGEEVSLYTHLIVKEELVALYGFKNVEEKKVFLLLNKVSKVGPKLALSILSGIDFNELKEVIASKNILKLSSIPGIGKKTAERIILELKDSFEMEKTVDSQIHDNNALEDVLSALVNLGYKKADCINIIKKVGKPDSSFEELLKNSLKELAK, encoded by the coding sequence TTGATTTATAGGGTTAAAGGCGTTTTGCTCGAAAAGACTCCCGGAAAGGCAGTAGTGGAAACTGGTAATATTGCTGTTGAATGTGCAATAAGTGTAAATACATTTTCAAAATTGCCTAATATTGGCGAAGAGGTTAGCTTATATACACACCTAATTGTAAAAGAAGAGTTGGTAGCTCTTTACGGTTTTAAGAATGTGGAGGAGAAGAAGGTATTTTTGCTGCTGAATAAGGTTTCAAAGGTAGGCCCCAAATTAGCTCTTTCGATATTGTCAGGAATAGATTTTAATGAGCTTAAAGAGGTCATCGCCTCTAAAAATATATTAAAGCTTTCATCAATTCCAGGTATTGGTAAGAAAACAGCAGAGAGGATAATTCTTGAACTTAAAGATAGTTTTGAAATGGAAAAAACAGTTGATAGCCAAATACATGACAATAATGCACTTGAAGACGTCCTAAGTGCACTTGTCAATCTTGGTTATAAAAAAGCAGACTGTATAAACATAATAAAAAAGGTTGGCAAACCTGACTCTTCTTTCGAAGAGCTTCTCAAAAATTCACTCAAAGAGCTAGCAAAGTAA
- the ruvC gene encoding crossover junction endodeoxyribonuclease RuvC, whose product MNIIGIDPGLNNTGVGVLKLENKTLTCLYHNVIKTDSKKKLPERLDTICSKLNDILTEYNPEYAAVEDVFFSVNIKSALLLGHTRGAIMATLLSKGVKVYEFTALQIKKSVVGYGKADKEQVKRMVELHLNLKLDKVKYDVSDALGCALCLGLNLTGGYFDL is encoded by the coding sequence TTGAATATTATAGGGATTGATCCTGGATTAAACAATACCGGGGTGGGTGTTTTAAAATTAGAAAATAAAACACTCACCTGTCTTTATCACAATGTTATCAAGACAGATTCAAAAAAAAAGTTGCCCGAAAGGCTTGATACTATCTGCAGCAAGTTAAACGATATTTTGACAGAGTATAATCCTGAATATGCCGCTGTGGAAGATGTATTTTTTTCCGTGAATATTAAAAGTGCTTTGCTGCTTGGGCATACTCGTGGAGCAATTATGGCTACACTCCTTAGCAAAGGGGTAAAAGTGTATGAATTTACCGCTTTACAGATAAAAAAGTCGGTGGTAGGTTATGGAAAGGCGGATAAAGAGCAGGTTAAAAGGATGGTTGAATTGCATCTAAACTTAAAGCTTGATAAAGTAAAATATGATGTGTCAGATGCATTAGGGTGTGCTCTTTGTCTTGGACTAAATCTCACCGGAGGTTATTTTGATTTATAG
- a CDS encoding YebC/PmpR family DNA-binding transcriptional regulator → MAGHSKWANIKHRKAAQDAKKGKVFTKIAKELTVAAKIGGSDPEMNPRLRVALDKAKSANMPKDNVERAIKKGTGEGNDTTYYEVTYEGYGPGGFAILVNALTDNKNRTVAEVRSNLTKRGGSMGEAGCVAWMFEKKGIINVKRESADEDMIMELAIEAGAEDVEVSEEGYEIISEPDNYYSIKEALETQNIEIEFSEITMKPKTTVELKGEDAKKAMTLIEVLEDLDDVQEVYTNADIDESELE, encoded by the coding sequence ATGGCTGGTCACAGTAAATGGGCGAATATTAAGCATAGAAAAGCTGCTCAGGATGCAAAAAAAGGTAAAGTATTTACTAAAATTGCAAAAGAGTTAACTGTAGCTGCAAAAATAGGTGGAAGTGACCCTGAGATGAATCCGAGGCTTCGTGTAGCACTTGATAAAGCAAAATCGGCAAATATGCCTAAAGACAATGTAGAAAGGGCTATTAAAAAGGGTACAGGTGAAGGTAATGACACTACTTATTATGAAGTGACATACGAAGGGTATGGTCCTGGTGGGTTTGCCATATTGGTTAATGCACTTACTGATAATAAAAATAGAACTGTTGCAGAAGTAAGAAGCAATCTTACAAAACGTGGCGGAAGCATGGGCGAAGCAGGCTGTGTGGCTTGGATGTTTGAAAAGAAAGGGATTATAAATGTTAAGAGAGAATCAGCGGATGAAGATATGATTATGGAGCTTGCGATTGAAGCAGGTGCTGAAGATGTAGAAGTCAGTGAAGAAGGATATGAGATTATATCTGAGCCTGATAACTATTATTCGATCAAAGAAGCTCTTGAGACACAAAATATTGAAATAGAGTTTTCTGAGATTACAATGAAACCTAAGACAACAGTAGAGTTAAAAGGGGAGGATGCCAAAAAGGCTATGACCCTGATTGAAGTATTGGAAGACTTGGACGATGTGCAAGAAGTATATACGAATGCTGATATAGATGAAAGTGAGTTAGAATAA
- a CDS encoding transposase has protein sequence MGRMRRLKIKGEEAWYHLISRTVGGEFYFNDVEKEKLVNIIKYFSKIYFVKVIGYCVMSNHFHLVIKSELPSSYTKQDILKRLNMLYPKRKDFSDEEIKKHREKFSDISEYMKSIKLTFSRWFNKLHDRKGYLWGDRFKSVLIESGEALVNTIAYIDLNPIRAKIVKRPEDYRWSSIGYRIQFGNKDKFLSFDGIFNYTEKIEIRKYLSILYQIGMEERQGKGKILLNEKSKREYKVSSVLKNRIRYFSDGVVIGSKEFILNYYNIAGKLIKKKERKAHKSSISENIYSFRCLVN, from the coding sequence ATGGGTAGAATGAGAAGACTAAAAATTAAGGGTGAAGAAGCATGGTATCATTTAATCTCTCGAACAGTTGGCGGAGAATTTTATTTTAATGATGTTGAAAAAGAGAAGTTAGTAAACATTATTAAATATTTTAGTAAGATATATTTTGTAAAAGTAATAGGCTATTGTGTCATGAGTAACCATTTTCATTTGGTTATAAAATCAGAATTACCATCAAGTTACACCAAACAAGATATACTGAAAAGACTAAATATGCTATATCCTAAGAGAAAAGATTTCAGCGATGAAGAAATAAAAAAACATAGAGAAAAATTTTCTGACATATCTGAATATATGAAATCTATAAAGCTAACTTTTTCACGCTGGTTTAATAAATTACATGATAGAAAAGGTTATTTATGGGGCGATAGATTTAAAAGTGTGCTGATTGAAAGTGGAGAAGCACTTGTTAATACAATCGCTTATATCGATTTAAATCCTATTCGAGCCAAAATAGTCAAAAGGCCTGAAGATTATAGGTGGAGTAGCATTGGATATCGTATTCAGTTTGGCAATAAAGATAAATTCTTATCTTTTGACGGAATTTTTAATTATACTGAAAAAATAGAAATAAGAAAATATTTATCCATCTTGTATCAAATAGGAATGGAAGAAAGACAAGGTAAAGGTAAAATACTACTAAATGAAAAATCTAAAAGAGAGTATAAGGTTTCATCCGTACTAAAAAACAGAATAAGATATTTTAGTGATGGAGTAGTTATTGGGTCAAAAGAATTTATTTTGAATTATTATAATATTGCAGGCAAGTTGATTAAGAAAAAAGAGAGAAAGGCTCATAAATCATCGATATCTGAAAATATTTACTCTTTTCGGTGTTTGGTAAATTGA